A single Pseudodesulfovibrio aespoeensis Aspo-2 DNA region contains:
- a CDS encoding ABC transporter ATP-binding protein — protein MSLLKIDGLTQRFGGLQAVSEFSVEMQGGELMGLIGPNGAGKTTIFNLISGFYQPTEGTITLDGTPTAGLKPHQVTSLGVARTFQNIRLWHDMTVLDNIRIAQHYRMGYTVWDSFLRTKRYRECEKRIENIAFELLEAMSLADYAQELPKNLPYGLQRRVEIARAMSIKPKLLLLDEPAAGLNSSDVEGLIKLVRWIHDNFDITIFMIEHQMKVVTSLCQWIKVIDFGATIAEGTAEDIQSNPAVIKAYLGDDTI, from the coding sequence ATGTCGCTACTCAAAATCGACGGACTGACCCAGAGGTTCGGCGGGCTCCAGGCGGTTTCCGAATTCTCCGTCGAGATGCAGGGCGGGGAGCTGATGGGCCTGATCGGTCCCAACGGGGCCGGCAAGACCACCATCTTCAACCTCATCTCGGGATTCTACCAGCCCACCGAGGGGACCATCACCCTGGACGGCACGCCCACTGCGGGCCTCAAACCCCATCAGGTGACCTCGCTCGGCGTGGCCCGCACCTTCCAGAATATCCGGCTGTGGCACGACATGACCGTGCTCGACAACATCCGCATCGCCCAGCACTACCGCATGGGCTACACGGTCTGGGATTCGTTCCTGCGCACCAAGCGGTATCGCGAATGCGAAAAGCGCATCGAGAACATCGCCTTCGAGCTGCTCGAAGCCATGAGCCTGGCCGACTACGCCCAGGAGCTGCCCAAGAACCTGCCCTACGGCCTGCAGCGGCGCGTGGAGATAGCCAGGGCCATGTCCATCAAGCCCAAACTTCTGCTGCTCGACGAGCCCGCCGCTGGACTCAACTCGTCGGATGTCGAGGGGCTGATCAAACTGGTGCGCTGGATTCACGACAACTTCGACATCACCATCTTCATGATCGAGCACCAGATGAAGGTCGTCACCAGCCTGTGCCAGTGGATCAAGGTCATCGACTTTGGTGCCACCATCGCCGAAGGCACGGCGGAAGACATCCAGAGCAACCCGGCGGTCATCAAGGCCTATCTCGGAGACGACACCATATGA
- a CDS encoding branched-chain amino acid ABC transporter permease: MDFIIQNILNALQWGSFYALIALGYTLVYGVLTLINFAHGDIFMVGAYIAFFVASWLLGPVFGLDPTITFVLAIPLTMILTACVGVTLERIAYRPLRRKGAHRLYVVITALMCGLILEYGNLAALGASRKKFPDLLDKVIWDIGGVSVTNLKVLVIFAAIAVFIFLNFIVTKTKIGMAMRGISYDKFAIPLMGIPIDAIIVFTFILGSSFAGLAGLLFAMSYPILEPFMGALIGWKAFIAAVVGGIGDIRGAFYGGFLLGFIEVGVVTVFPSTYRDLFAFTILLAILWMKPTGLFGVAKHTKI; this comes from the coding sequence GTGGACTTCATCATTCAGAACATACTCAACGCCCTCCAGTGGGGAAGTTTCTACGCGCTCATCGCCCTGGGCTACACGCTTGTCTATGGCGTCCTGACGCTGATCAACTTCGCCCACGGCGACATCTTCATGGTGGGCGCGTATATCGCCTTCTTCGTCGCCTCCTGGCTCCTGGGACCGGTCTTCGGCCTTGACCCGACCATCACCTTTGTGCTGGCCATCCCGCTGACCATGATCCTGACCGCCTGCGTGGGCGTGACGCTCGAGCGCATCGCCTACCGCCCCCTGCGACGAAAGGGGGCCCACCGCCTCTACGTGGTCATCACCGCGCTCATGTGCGGCCTGATCCTCGAATACGGCAACCTCGCAGCCCTGGGCGCCAGCCGCAAGAAATTTCCCGACCTGCTCGACAAGGTCATCTGGGACATCGGCGGGGTGTCGGTGACCAACCTCAAGGTGCTGGTGATTTTCGCCGCCATCGCGGTTTTCATCTTCCTCAACTTCATCGTCACCAAGACCAAGATTGGCATGGCCATGCGCGGCATCTCCTACGACAAGTTCGCCATCCCGCTCATGGGCATCCCCATCGACGCCATCATCGTCTTCACCTTCATCCTCGGTTCGAGCTTTGCCGGACTGGCCGGGCTGCTTTTCGCCATGTCCTACCCCATCCTGGAGCCCTTCATGGGCGCGCTCATCGGTTGGAAGGCGTTCATCGCGGCAGTGGTCGGCGGCATCGGCGACATTCGCGGGGCCTTCTACGGCGGCTTCCTGCTCGGTTTCATCGAGGTCGGCGTGGTCACGGTCTTCCCGTCCACCTACCGCGACCTGTTCGCCTTCACCATCCTGCTCGCCATCCTCTGGATGAAGCCCACGGGATTGTTCGGCGTCGCAAAGCACACCAAGATCTAG
- a CDS encoding DegT/DnrJ/EryC1/StrS family aminotransferase: protein MSIPFIDLKTQYQQVEASVRAGIDRVLGHGAYIMGPEIAELEERLSSFCAVRHAVGCASGTDALVMALMAFEVGPGDAVFTTPFTFMATAEAIALLGATPVFVDIDPVTFNIDPDELRRKIGEVKDTRKDLIPKGVIAVDLFGQPADYARIEPVAHNNGLFLIVDAAQSFGATYKGKPVCSLGDVACTSFFPAKPLGCYGDGGMLFAHNDAMHKLLVSIRVHGMGEDKYENVRLGINGRLDSIQAAVLLAKFAIFPGEIEKRQQVADRYAALLDDIDGLTVPTVSEGNTSVWAQYSVLARDAAHKDALMGRLRAADIPTAIYYPKPLHLQKAFAGLKYGKGDFPVSENVAGRIFSLPMHPYLSGQDQEAVAAAMKG, encoded by the coding sequence ATGAGTATACCATTTATTGATCTGAAAACGCAGTACCAGCAGGTCGAGGCGTCCGTGAGGGCAGGCATCGACAGGGTTCTCGGTCACGGTGCCTATATTATGGGGCCTGAGATCGCAGAGCTGGAGGAGAGGCTGTCGAGCTTTTGCGCCGTGCGCCACGCCGTGGGCTGCGCCTCGGGCACCGACGCCCTGGTCATGGCCCTGATGGCCTTTGAGGTCGGGCCGGGCGACGCCGTGTTCACCACCCCGTTCACCTTCATGGCCACAGCTGAGGCCATTGCGCTGCTCGGCGCGACCCCGGTCTTTGTGGACATCGATCCCGTGACTTTCAACATCGACCCCGACGAGCTGCGCCGCAAGATCGGCGAGGTCAAGGACACCCGCAAGGATCTGATCCCCAAGGGCGTCATTGCCGTGGACCTTTTTGGCCAGCCCGCCGACTATGCCCGGATAGAGCCCGTGGCCCACAACAACGGTCTGTTCCTCATCGTGGACGCGGCCCAGTCCTTTGGGGCCACCTACAAGGGCAAGCCGGTCTGCTCGCTGGGCGATGTGGCCTGCACCTCGTTTTTTCCTGCCAAGCCCCTGGGCTGCTATGGCGACGGCGGCATGCTCTTTGCCCACAACGACGCCATGCACAAGCTGCTCGTCTCCATCCGCGTCCACGGCATGGGTGAGGACAAGTACGAGAACGTGCGCCTTGGCATCAATGGCAGGCTGGACTCCATCCAGGCCGCCGTCCTGCTGGCCAAGTTCGCCATATTCCCGGGCGAGATAGAGAAACGGCAGCAGGTGGCCGACCGCTACGCCGCCCTGCTGGACGACATCGACGGACTGACCGTTCCCACCGTGTCCGAGGGCAACACCTCGGTGTGGGCGCAGTATTCCGTGCTGGCCCGAGACGCGGCGCACAAGGATGCCCTCATGGGCAGGCTCAGGGCGGCGGATATTCCCACCGCCATTTATTATCCAAAACCCCTGCATCTGCAAAAGGCGTTTGCTGGTCTCAAGTATGGCAAGGGGGATTTTCCGGTCAGCGAGAATGTGGCCGGGCGCATCTTCAGCCTGCCCATGCACCCCTATCTGAGCGGCCAGGACCAGGAGGCCGTGGCCGCGGCCATGAAAGGGTAG
- a CDS encoding STT3 domain-containing protein, giving the protein MRIPGEMYHRGLKHAGPAPSWSADWRTVGVYGVCVYLIVLAFRLSFAGRWDHPELWVAGERILATHDAYYWLAKAKGLGVLSGYALAEFAALVNQVTGAGLGAIGFWSPAIVVSLVGVVCYLWGWLLGGVNAGVLAGLIGSLTPGLFYRTRLGYFDTDMFTLLMPMLIAWLLAFWARQHMRSGWFTRDPEPASSNAAQTLWMALAFGLATRFACIWHNDILNIVILYFFMTIAVVMLNCRPGQRAPALQGLAIFALAAFPGGAFGRLELWPLTRQVISELAIPYYPVIIGTSLALALGLIFLWKNSARGRFQFLSSVWASALVLFAVVLATRLLDESVAYSAAKLVSYLTGAAGTIDSGAAGAEFLGPIYPSILQSIIEVRLEPLSAIMERGAFFPWLGWVAVLFGVVVVALRPAAAFLLPLIALQLASVKLGIRFSMFGGAALCVMLGVGVYWLVSAVSCRFERKAVIDFAVQAVLGAGFLVYCHVQYASLSLTPVLSRQHAEAMQELGKRSEPGSMVWTWWDWGYAAQYYAGLETVADGGKHAGRDVYPIAFAMTTPSPKLANRMIAFSAQYPETPPNIGLAPAREWDSIPRDQIVETLEGQLSRQDYPATPRQYFIVTWNDLTLAKWISHFGNWNLETGTTREAKVNIYQPGELGFNVERGGVMDRKGGGGLVKDITVLEPDGVNRRGYPLNALSPQLLPKVHHLIINMVSKQSVVLDSIGYGSTMARLLTADPDDPDIAPYFTLVVDRLPFARIYEVVQ; this is encoded by the coding sequence GTGCGAATTCCTGGCGAAATGTACCACCGTGGATTGAAACATGCGGGGCCTGCGCCTTCCTGGTCTGCCGACTGGCGCACGGTGGGGGTCTACGGGGTCTGCGTCTATCTCATAGTTCTCGCCTTTCGCCTGAGCTTTGCCGGTCGCTGGGACCACCCGGAACTGTGGGTCGCCGGGGAGCGCATCCTGGCCACGCACGACGCCTACTACTGGCTGGCCAAGGCCAAGGGGCTCGGCGTTTTGTCCGGGTATGCCCTGGCCGAGTTCGCTGCGCTGGTCAATCAGGTCACCGGGGCCGGGCTTGGTGCCATCGGGTTCTGGAGTCCGGCCATCGTCGTCTCCCTGGTGGGTGTGGTCTGCTATCTCTGGGGTTGGCTCCTTGGCGGGGTCAACGCCGGTGTCCTGGCTGGGCTCATCGGCTCCCTGACGCCAGGGCTGTTCTACCGCACCCGGCTCGGATATTTCGACACCGACATGTTCACCCTGCTGATGCCCATGCTGATTGCCTGGCTGCTGGCCTTCTGGGCGCGACAGCACATGCGTTCGGGCTGGTTCACCCGTGATCCGGAGCCGGCGTCCTCAAACGCCGCGCAGACCCTCTGGATGGCGCTGGCCTTCGGTCTGGCGACCCGGTTTGCCTGCATCTGGCACAATGACATCCTCAACATCGTGATCCTGTATTTCTTCATGACCATCGCCGTGGTCATGCTCAACTGCCGGCCCGGCCAGCGTGCGCCCGCCCTCCAGGGGCTCGCCATCTTTGCCCTGGCCGCCTTTCCGGGCGGGGCTTTTGGGAGGCTGGAGTTGTGGCCTCTCACGAGACAGGTGATTTCAGAGCTGGCTATCCCCTATTACCCAGTAATCATAGGTACTTCTCTGGCCCTGGCCCTGGGGCTGATCTTTCTCTGGAAAAACAGTGCCAGGGGGAGATTCCAGTTCCTCAGCTCTGTCTGGGCCAGCGCCCTGGTTCTGTTCGCCGTGGTCCTGGCCACCAGGCTGCTCGATGAATCAGTGGCCTACTCTGCCGCAAAGCTGGTCTCGTACCTGACCGGTGCCGCAGGAACCATTGATTCCGGGGCCGCGGGTGCGGAGTTCCTCGGCCCCATCTATCCCTCGATCCTCCAGAGCATCATCGAGGTCCGGCTTGAGCCGCTGTCGGCGATCATGGAGCGCGGGGCGTTCTTTCCTTGGCTCGGCTGGGTGGCCGTGCTGTTCGGGGTCGTGGTCGTGGCCCTGCGACCGGCAGCGGCCTTTCTGCTGCCGTTGATCGCCCTGCAGCTTGCCAGCGTCAAGCTCGGCATCCGGTTTTCCATGTTCGGCGGGGCGGCCCTGTGCGTCATGCTGGGTGTGGGTGTCTACTGGCTTGTCAGCGCGGTCTCCTGCCGGTTCGAACGCAAGGCGGTGATCGACTTTGCCGTTCAGGCGGTCCTGGGTGCGGGGTTTCTCGTCTACTGCCACGTGCAATACGCGTCGCTCTCGCTCACGCCCGTGCTCTCGCGGCAGCATGCCGAGGCCATGCAGGAACTCGGGAAACGGAGTGAGCCGGGCTCCATGGTCTGGACCTGGTGGGACTGGGGCTACGCGGCCCAATATTACGCCGGGCTGGAAACCGTGGCCGACGGCGGCAAGCACGCCGGGCGGGATGTCTACCCGATCGCCTTTGCCATGACCACCCCGTCGCCAAAGCTCGCCAACCGGATGATCGCCTTCAGCGCACAGTATCCGGAAACGCCGCCGAATATCGGTCTGGCCCCCGCGCGGGAGTGGGACTCGATCCCCCGCGACCAGATTGTCGAGACCCTGGAAGGGCAGCTCTCCAGGCAGGACTATCCGGCGACTCCGAGGCAGTATTTCATTGTCACCTGGAACGACCTGACCCTGGCCAAGTGGATCAGCCATTTCGGCAACTGGAACCTTGAGACCGGGACCACACGCGAGGCCAAGGTGAATATCTACCAGCCCGGCGAGCTGGGCTTCAACGTCGAGCGCGGCGGGGTCATGGACCGCAAGGGCGGCGGTGGGCTGGTCAAGGACATCACCGTCCTTGAGCCGGACGGCGTGAACCGCAGGGGATACCCCCTGAACGCGCTTTCGCCCCAGCTTCTGCCCAAGGTCCACCATCTGATCATCAACATGGTCAGCAAGCAGAGCGTGGTTCTGGACTCCATCGGGTATGGCTCCACCATGGCCCGGCTGCTCACGGCAGACCCCGACGACCCTGACATCGCCCCATATTTCACGCTTGTCGTTGACAGGCTGCCCTTTGCGCGAATCTATGAAGTGGTTCAATAA
- a CDS encoding branched-chain amino acid ABC transporter permease, giving the protein MQKYTFNFVLAASCLLMLAMAQYGLIDNYIQAVFMFVGINIIMSTSLNLVNGNMGEFSCGHAAFMCVGAYVSSVLSVLCFGKLLGGPLLPASMAVFVFPLIIFIGGAVAALAGIIVALPSFKTRGDYLAIITIAVNYMIISAIENMPSIGGSRGFQGMKDTVWAMVDTFNGPWMLLWVILFTVFTVWIIRRFISSTYGKGVNAICQDEIAAEIMSVNTDRMKLVTFMLSSGLAGIAGGLFAHIVGYVNPQSFNILKSTEAMVMVYLGGMGSLSGAVLSAILFTGLMEVLRSQSLIEFILSPVTFVFPDWEPSAGVIKWVLIPLILVLLMQFRPEGIMGNKELSDVFPKLKKYYSFK; this is encoded by the coding sequence ATGCAGAAATACACCTTCAATTTCGTCCTGGCCGCATCCTGTCTGTTGATGCTGGCCATGGCGCAGTATGGCCTGATCGACAACTACATCCAGGCCGTGTTCATGTTCGTCGGCATCAACATCATCATGTCCACCAGCCTCAACCTGGTGAACGGCAACATGGGCGAGTTCTCCTGCGGCCATGCGGCCTTCATGTGCGTGGGCGCCTACGTCTCGTCCGTCCTGTCGGTGCTGTGCTTCGGCAAGCTGCTGGGCGGGCCGCTGCTCCCGGCGTCCATGGCCGTGTTCGTCTTCCCGCTGATCATCTTCATCGGCGGCGCGGTGGCGGCCCTGGCTGGCATCATCGTGGCCCTGCCCTCCTTCAAGACACGGGGCGACTATCTGGCCATCATCACCATCGCCGTCAACTACATGATCATCTCGGCCATCGAGAACATGCCCAGCATCGGCGGCTCGCGCGGCTTCCAGGGCATGAAGGACACGGTCTGGGCCATGGTCGACACCTTCAATGGCCCCTGGATGCTCCTCTGGGTCATCCTTTTCACCGTGTTCACCGTGTGGATCATCCGCCGGTTCATCTCGTCCACCTACGGCAAGGGCGTCAACGCCATCTGCCAGGACGAGATCGCCGCCGAGATCATGAGCGTCAACACCGACCGGATGAAACTGGTCACCTTCATGCTCTCCAGCGGCCTGGCCGGTATCGCGGGTGGCCTGTTCGCCCACATCGTGGGCTACGTCAACCCGCAGTCCTTCAACATCCTCAAGTCCACAGAGGCCATGGTCATGGTCTACCTGGGCGGCATGGGCTCGCTTTCGGGCGCGGTCCTCTCAGCCATCCTGTTCACCGGCCTGATGGAGGTGCTCCGGAGCCAGTCGCTCATCGAGTTCATCCTCTCGCCCGTGACCTTTGTCTTCCCCGACTGGGAACCTTCGGCAGGCGTCATCAAATGGGTGCTGATCCCCCTGATCCTGGTCCTGCTGATGCAGTTTCGGCCCGAAGGCATCATGGGCAACAAGGAGCTGTCGGACGTGTTCCCGAAGCTGAAAAAGTACTACTCGTTCAAGTAA
- a CDS encoding ABC transporter ATP-binding protein yields MNIPLLEVENLHVKYGNIEALHGISFTVGQGEIVTLIGANGAGKSTTLMAVAQLPPPEAPKIISGDIRFAGQSILGMAPDRVVADLHLVLVPEGRHIFGNLTVEENLKLATYARKGDVNDINRDYKRVYQLFPRLNERKKQRSESLSGGEQQMLAVGRALMSGCKFIMLDEPSMGLAPLLMYDMFRTLKELNEEGMTILLIEQNAHLALKFAHRGYVIDTGEIVAHGPCATLMENPEVKKAYLGG; encoded by the coding sequence ATGAACATCCCACTTCTCGAAGTCGAAAACCTCCACGTCAAATACGGCAACATCGAGGCCCTGCACGGTATCTCGTTCACCGTGGGCCAGGGCGAGATCGTCACGCTCATCGGCGCCAACGGCGCGGGCAAATCGACCACTCTGATGGCCGTGGCCCAGCTGCCGCCGCCCGAAGCGCCCAAGATCATCAGTGGTGACATCCGCTTTGCCGGCCAATCCATCCTGGGCATGGCCCCTGACAGGGTGGTGGCCGACCTGCACCTTGTCCTGGTCCCTGAAGGCCGCCACATCTTCGGCAACCTGACGGTGGAGGAGAACCTCAAGCTGGCCACCTACGCCCGCAAGGGCGACGTCAACGACATCAACCGCGACTACAAACGGGTCTACCAGCTCTTCCCGCGCCTGAACGAGCGCAAGAAGCAGCGTTCCGAGTCCCTGTCGGGCGGCGAGCAGCAGATGCTGGCCGTGGGCCGCGCGCTCATGTCTGGCTGCAAGTTCATCATGCTCGACGAGCCGTCCATGGGTCTGGCCCCGCTGCTCATGTACGACATGTTCCGCACCCTCAAGGAGCTCAACGAAGAGGGGATGACCATCCTGCTCATCGAGCAGAACGCCCACCTGGCCCTCAAGTTCGCCCACCGTGGCTACGTCATCGACACCGGCGAAATCGTGGCCCATGGCCCGTGCGCCACCCTGATGGAAAACCCGGAAGTGAAGAAGGCCTACCTCGGCGGGTAG
- a CDS encoding peptidylprolyl isomerase: MIKMETSMGDIVIELDFDKAPKSAANFQQYVADGFYDGLIFHRVINGFMVQGGGMDEKMKEKETRAPIENEADNGLKNDCYTLAMARTMDPHSASSQFFINIKDNGFLNHSGKNPQGWGYAVFGKVVEGKDVVDKIKGVPTGRHGFHDDVPVEPVFIVKATVVE, encoded by the coding sequence ATGATCAAGATGGAAACCAGCATGGGCGATATCGTCATTGAGCTTGATTTCGACAAGGCCCCCAAGAGCGCGGCCAATTTTCAGCAGTATGTGGCGGACGGCTTCTACGACGGCCTCATCTTCCACCGCGTCATCAATGGCTTCATGGTTCAGGGCGGCGGCATGGACGAGAAGATGAAGGAAAAGGAGACCCGCGCCCCCATCGAGAACGAGGCTGACAACGGCCTGAAAAACGACTGCTACACCCTGGCCATGGCCCGGACCATGGACCCGCACTCCGCGTCTTCGCAGTTTTTCATCAACATCAAGGACAACGGGTTTCTCAACCACTCCGGCAAGAACCCCCAGGGCTGGGGCTACGCCGTGTTCGGCAAGGTGGTCGAGGGCAAGGACGTGGTGGACAAGATCAAGGGTGTGCCCACGGGCCGTCACGGCTTTCACGACGACGTGCCGGTCGAGCCGGTCTTCATCGTCAAGGCCACGGTGGTCGAATAG